In Nocardia asteroides, the following proteins share a genomic window:
- a CDS encoding acetoacetate decarboxylase family protein, producing MSWEPAVRTPGRTFGGDLRRAFALADPRGSLYRDAHYFSATVEIDPERMAQWLPAGVRLTARPRADLFIAFFPDCNYGSVYHEAGLFVHVRTVQGTGIHCPWMILDDDVALVMGRELLGYPKKLGEIEWRLTDSEIHAAATRRGAQLFTMRGRLGAVIDNPPPILSRPHRNVVGLSGLFPAFLLAFTPREEVIEVRRIEDFQLDLAGSERDPLDQMGIGRVVEARLHRVDLYAGRIPPLPIRPYTPLFTATRLRPRTL from the coding sequence ATGAGCTGGGAACCCGCGGTCCGCACACCGGGCCGGACCTTCGGCGGCGATCTGCGCCGGGCCTTCGCGCTCGCTGATCCGCGCGGCAGCCTCTACCGCGACGCCCACTACTTCAGCGCCACCGTCGAGATCGACCCGGAGCGGATGGCCCAGTGGCTGCCCGCCGGAGTGCGCCTCACCGCGCGGCCGCGCGCGGACCTGTTCATCGCGTTCTTCCCGGACTGCAACTACGGGTCGGTGTATCACGAGGCCGGGTTGTTCGTGCATGTCAGGACGGTCCAGGGCACCGGAATCCACTGTCCCTGGATGATTCTCGACGACGACGTCGCCCTCGTCATGGGCCGTGAACTGCTCGGCTACCCCAAGAAGCTGGGCGAGATAGAATGGCGGCTCACTGATTCCGAGATCCACGCCGCCGCGACCCGGCGTGGGGCACAGCTGTTCACGATGCGGGGGCGGCTCGGCGCGGTGATCGACAACCCGCCACCGATCCTGTCGCGCCCGCACCGCAATGTCGTCGGACTGTCCGGCCTGTTCCCCGCCTTCCTGCTGGCCTTCACCCCGCGCGAAGAGGTGATCGAGGTGCGCCGGATCGAGGACTTCCAGCTGGATCTCGCGGGTTCCGAACGAGATCCACTCGACCAGATGGGCATCGGTCGCGTCGTCGAAGCCCGCCTGCACCGAGTGGATCTGTACGCCGGAAGAATCCCGCCTCTCCCGATCCGCCCCTACACCCCTCTGTTCACCGCGACCCGGCTCCGACCGCGCACGCTGTAG
- a CDS encoding SDR family NAD(P)-dependent oxidoreductase, which translates to MSLPTPTPGSRAVVTGASSGIGAALADGLARRGHALILVARRKDRLDDLAARLRTTHGVEVDVRAVDLADRDARATLCDELAGTTVTVLCNNAGYATYGELATADPERERREVELNCVAVHDLTLAVLPGMVARNSGAILITGSTAGNQPGPRNSTYAATKAFANTLAESLHAELAGTAVVCTLLAPGPVRTEYAEAAGVSNLDALVPAPLWVSAQDAAEAALAGTAAGRRRVVPGIFAKVQTVGGRYTPRALIGPVMRTVYGRLR; encoded by the coding sequence ATGAGCCTGCCCACTCCCACCCCCGGTAGCCGTGCCGTCGTCACCGGCGCGTCGTCGGGCATCGGCGCCGCGCTCGCCGACGGCCTCGCCCGGCGCGGCCACGCCCTGATCCTGGTGGCCCGCCGCAAGGATCGTCTCGACGACCTCGCCGCCCGGTTGCGGACCACGCACGGCGTCGAGGTGGACGTCCGCGCGGTTGACCTCGCCGACCGCGACGCGCGGGCGACGCTGTGCGACGAGCTCGCGGGCACGACCGTCACGGTGCTGTGCAACAACGCCGGCTACGCCACCTACGGCGAACTCGCCACCGCGGACCCCGAGCGGGAACGCCGCGAGGTCGAGCTGAATTGCGTTGCCGTGCACGATCTCACGCTGGCCGTGCTGCCGGGCATGGTCGCCCGGAACAGCGGGGCGATCCTGATCACCGGGTCCACCGCGGGCAACCAGCCCGGCCCACGCAACAGCACCTATGCCGCGACCAAGGCCTTCGCGAACACCCTCGCCGAATCCCTGCACGCGGAACTGGCCGGCACCGCAGTGGTGTGCACGCTGCTGGCGCCGGGCCCGGTCCGCACGGAATACGCCGAGGCCGCAGGCGTTTCCAATCTCGACGCCCTCGTCCCAGCCCCGCTCTGGGTGAGTGCCCAGGACGCCGCCGAAGCGGCGCTCGCCGGTACGGCCGCCGGGCGGCGTCGCGTGGTGCCCGGGATCTTCGCCAAGGTGCAGACCGTCGGCGGCCGGTACACCCCGCGGGCGCTGATCGGTCCGGTCATGCGCACCGTCTACGGAAGGCTGCGGTGA
- a CDS encoding TetR/AcrR family transcriptional regulator, protein MARAAYAARMAPEQRREQLLDAVLQVIVEQGVHKVSIDTVARTAGVSRPVVYGQFDDSEQLLRASLDREEAAALQEVADAVPDAAAADPVEAVLAALESFLDAVHSAPRRWQAVFALVDSSTPAFRRRLDRGRRALIVALEQFVDSAVSAERRAEIDVELCARALYSLFWDSGRLILAEPETFPRQRVLTFARTVVQALPVFARK, encoded by the coding sequence ATGGCGAGAGCGGCATACGCGGCACGGATGGCGCCGGAGCAGCGCCGCGAACAGTTGCTCGACGCGGTCCTGCAGGTCATCGTCGAGCAGGGCGTGCACAAGGTCTCCATCGACACCGTGGCCCGCACCGCCGGCGTCAGCAGGCCGGTCGTCTACGGGCAGTTCGACGATTCCGAGCAACTGCTGCGCGCCTCGCTCGACCGCGAAGAAGCCGCCGCCCTTCAGGAAGTGGCCGACGCCGTGCCCGACGCTGCCGCCGCGGATCCGGTCGAAGCCGTGCTCGCGGCGCTGGAGTCGTTCCTGGACGCGGTGCACTCGGCGCCGCGGCGCTGGCAGGCGGTCTTCGCCCTCGTCGACAGCAGCACCCCCGCGTTCCGCCGCAGGCTCGACCGTGGCCGCCGCGCGTTGATCGTGGCGTTGGAGCAGTTCGTCGACAGCGCGGTCTCCGCCGAGCGGCGTGCGGAGATCGATGTCGAGCTGTGCGCCCGCGCCCTCTACTCCCTGTTCTGGGACAGTGGCCGACTCATCCTCGCCGAGCCCGAAACCTTTCCGCGGCAACGGGTACTGACCTTCGCGCGCACCGTGGTCCAGGCGCTGCCGGTGTTCGCCCGAAAATGA
- a CDS encoding NADH:flavin oxidoreductase/NADH oxidase family protein, with protein sequence MSSTRTPGTVTVGSPLRLPCGIALPNRLAKAAMSEQLGTIAGAPSPTLVRLYSAWGRGGAGLLITGNVMIDRRAYVEPRNVTLEDDRHLEDFGNWARAGGRDGAVMVMQINHPGRVAVGPLHRKPVGPSAVRPAVPGYNLRKPRELTVADIADLRCRYVRTAELAVRAGFAGVQIHAAHGYLLSQFLSPIANRRTDGYGGGPDGRSRLLLEVVADVRAAIGPHALVSVKLNSADFQEGGLDIDESLDIALALERAGVDLLEISGGNYEAPAMTGVVADRTRAREAYFLDYALRLRARTTTLPLMLTGGLRTARFMNDVLGAGSIDVVGMARPFALRPDVAHRLLAGASEPATLPGAPQLPAWPGMAPVNSYLQLAWHARNFRALAGGAAVVTGPGAARTLLGAGLSVTAHALTQP encoded by the coding sequence ATGTCATCCACCCGCACACCCGGCACCGTCACCGTGGGCAGCCCGCTGCGCCTGCCGTGCGGTATCGCCCTGCCCAACCGCCTCGCCAAGGCCGCGATGAGCGAACAACTCGGCACCATCGCCGGGGCGCCGTCCCCGACCCTGGTCCGCCTCTACAGCGCCTGGGGGCGCGGCGGCGCCGGACTGCTCATCACCGGAAATGTGATGATCGACCGCCGGGCCTACGTCGAGCCACGCAATGTCACCCTCGAAGACGACCGTCATCTGGAGGATTTCGGCAACTGGGCGCGCGCGGGCGGCCGCGACGGGGCGGTGATGGTCATGCAGATCAATCACCCCGGCCGGGTCGCGGTGGGCCCGCTGCACCGCAAGCCGGTCGGACCGTCGGCCGTGCGGCCCGCGGTGCCCGGATACAACCTGCGCAAACCCCGCGAACTGACGGTGGCCGATATCGCGGACCTGCGCTGCCGCTACGTCCGGACGGCGGAACTGGCCGTGCGGGCGGGATTCGCCGGGGTGCAGATCCATGCCGCCCACGGCTACCTGCTCTCGCAGTTCCTGTCGCCGATCGCCAACCGCCGCACCGACGGCTACGGCGGCGGCCCGGACGGGCGCAGCCGGCTGCTGCTCGAGGTCGTCGCGGACGTCCGGGCGGCGATCGGTCCGCACGCGCTGGTGTCGGTCAAGCTGAACTCGGCCGACTTCCAGGAGGGCGGCCTCGACATCGACGAGTCCCTCGACATCGCGCTCGCGCTGGAACGGGCGGGCGTCGATCTGCTCGAGATCTCCGGCGGCAACTACGAAGCGCCCGCGATGACGGGGGTGGTGGCGGACCGCACCCGCGCCCGCGAGGCCTATTTCCTCGACTACGCGCTGCGACTGCGGGCCCGGACCACCACGCTGCCGCTCATGCTCACCGGTGGACTGCGGACCGCCCGATTCATGAACGACGTCCTCGGCGCAGGCTCGATCGACGTGGTCGGCATGGCTCGTCCCTTCGCCCTGCGTCCCGATGTGGCCCACCGGCTGCTGGCCGGTGCGTCGGAACCGGCGACGCTGCCCGGCGCGCCGCAGCTACCGGCCTGGCCCGGGATGGCGCCGGTGAACTCCTATCTTCAGTTGGCGTGGCACGCTCGGAACTTCCGTGCCCTCGCCGGGGGTGCCGCCGTGGTGACGGGGCCCGGCGCGGCGCGCACCCTGCTCGGAGCCGGGCTCAGCGTCACCGCCCACGCCCTCACCCAGCCATGA
- a CDS encoding helix-turn-helix domain-containing protein yields MPESASPPTRRVVEVMELLTRTERALTASEVAAALGLARATVTAVLAELTDAGWLRRDRDRRFGPGPALASLRPAGLETPGAAVLAALKELAVAAHCGVTLSRIADGRLTVVAKEYAPGGRIVPGLAVGQSIPLGYPAGAAVMPWRTEAERRAWLATATGPARRGAPALLRFVTTHGCAMFRPDSDDAGLVEVLAELLGAVGAEVVQPELRARVLRQLARLTARPYRDADLDSAEPMPVSYLSAPVFGGAAAPYEVQIGPLRSTVSTSERAHYVATIRAGAEALSAALSVL; encoded by the coding sequence ATGCCGGAATCCGCCTCGCCGCCGACCCGCCGGGTCGTCGAGGTGATGGAGTTGCTGACGCGGACCGAACGGGCGCTGACCGCGTCGGAGGTCGCCGCGGCGCTGGGCCTGGCCCGCGCCACGGTCACCGCCGTGCTCGCCGAGCTCACCGACGCGGGCTGGCTCCGGCGCGACCGCGACCGGCGTTTCGGTCCGGGGCCGGCGCTCGCGAGCTTGCGCCCGGCCGGCCTCGAGACGCCGGGCGCGGCGGTGCTCGCCGCGCTGAAGGAACTCGCCGTCGCCGCGCACTGTGGCGTCACGCTGAGCCGGATCGCCGACGGCCGGCTCACCGTGGTGGCCAAGGAATACGCGCCCGGCGGTCGGATCGTGCCGGGACTCGCCGTGGGACAGTCCATTCCGCTCGGCTATCCCGCCGGCGCCGCGGTGATGCCGTGGCGGACCGAGGCCGAACGGCGCGCCTGGCTGGCCACCGCGACCGGTCCGGCGCGGCGGGGCGCGCCCGCGCTGCTGCGGTTCGTCACCACCCACGGGTGCGCGATGTTCCGCCCCGATTCCGACGACGCCGGTCTGGTGGAGGTGCTCGCGGAGCTGCTGGGAGCGGTCGGTGCCGAGGTGGTGCAGCCGGAGCTGCGCGCCCGGGTGCTGCGTCAGCTGGCCCGCCTGACCGCCCGGCCCTATCGGGACGCCGACCTGGACAGTGCGGAGCCGATGCCGGTGAGCTACCTGTCGGCGCCGGTGTTCGGCGGCGCCGCGGCGCCGTACGAGGTGCAGATCGGTCCGCTGCGGTCCACGGTGAGCACGAGCGAGCGCGCGCACTACGTCGCGACGATCCGGGCGGGCGCCGAGGCACTGTCCGCGGCGCTTTCCGTACTTTGA
- a CDS encoding GNAT family N-acetyltransferase, producing the protein MPQDALADVNRFEPVADPRPDDEPWPDLIWPVPVGTELVGETVRLTPVDPAADAAELFRVLDHDAVWAHIPFRPRDLRAFDEFLTSWQAMPERHLWVVRTVRPLAGFASGAVIGMTSYLETSPRDARLEIGATLYTPAVWASAVNPEAKFLLLRYAFETLRAGRVQFKTDTRNHRSQQAIARLGARYEGTLRRHFKRVDGTVRDSVQFAVTAEDWPDVRARLTARLGRE; encoded by the coding sequence GTGCCCCAGGATGCCCTCGCCGACGTGAATCGCTTCGAGCCCGTGGCGGATCCGCGCCCCGACGACGAGCCGTGGCCGGATCTGATCTGGCCCGTTCCCGTCGGTACCGAACTCGTCGGCGAGACCGTTCGGCTCACGCCGGTGGATCCCGCGGCCGATGCCGCCGAGCTGTTCCGGGTGCTCGACCACGACGCGGTCTGGGCGCACATCCCGTTTCGGCCACGCGATCTGCGAGCGTTCGACGAGTTCCTCACCAGCTGGCAGGCCATGCCCGAACGCCACCTGTGGGTGGTCCGAACGGTCAGGCCCCTGGCGGGCTTCGCATCCGGCGCGGTCATCGGCATGACCTCCTACCTGGAGACCAGCCCCCGCGACGCCCGGCTGGAGATCGGCGCCACCCTCTACACTCCCGCGGTCTGGGCGAGCGCGGTCAACCCCGAAGCCAAGTTCCTGCTGCTGCGCTACGCGTTCGAGACGCTGCGCGCCGGTCGCGTGCAATTCAAGACCGACACCCGGAACCACCGCTCCCAGCAGGCGATCGCCCGCCTCGGCGCCCGCTACGAAGGCACCCTGCGCCGCCACTTCAAACGCGTCGACGGCACCGTCCGCGACAGTGTCCAGTTCGCCGTCACCGCCGAGGACTGGCCCGATGTCCGGGCGCGCCTGACCGCCCGGCTCGGCCGCGAATGA
- a CDS encoding SDR family oxidoreductase has translation MILDQFRLDDRVAVVTGAGRGLGAAIAVGFAQAGADVVIAARTESDLRQVADEVAAAGRRAHVVVADLADPDAVAGLAGTAVEQFGRLDIVVNNVGGALPRPLLDTSPDDLAEAFSFNVGTAHALMRAAVPQMLATAGTGSVINITSTMGRLPGRAFAAYATAKAALAHYTRTAAMDLSPRIRVNAIAPGSILTSALAVVAGNDEMRTQMERATPLGRLGEPADIAHAALFLASPAGSFLTGKVLEVDGGLIAPNLAIPLPDL, from the coding sequence ATGATTCTCGACCAATTTCGCCTGGACGACCGGGTCGCCGTCGTCACCGGAGCGGGACGCGGGCTCGGCGCCGCGATCGCCGTCGGTTTCGCGCAGGCGGGTGCCGACGTGGTGATCGCCGCGCGCACCGAGTCCGACCTGCGGCAGGTCGCCGACGAGGTGGCGGCGGCGGGCCGGCGCGCGCACGTCGTCGTCGCCGATCTCGCCGACCCCGACGCCGTCGCCGGTCTCGCCGGGACCGCGGTGGAGCAGTTCGGGCGGCTGGACATCGTCGTCAACAATGTGGGCGGGGCGCTGCCGCGGCCGCTGCTGGACACCTCCCCCGACGATCTCGCCGAGGCGTTCTCGTTCAATGTCGGGACCGCGCACGCGCTGATGCGGGCCGCCGTTCCGCAGATGCTCGCGACGGCGGGCACCGGTTCGGTTATCAACATCACCTCGACCATGGGCAGGCTGCCCGGGCGCGCGTTCGCCGCGTACGCGACGGCCAAGGCCGCGCTGGCGCACTACACCCGCACCGCGGCCATGGATCTGAGCCCCCGCATCCGCGTCAACGCCATCGCCCCCGGCTCGATCCTGACCTCGGCGCTGGCCGTCGTCGCGGGCAACGACGAGATGCGGACGCAGATGGAGCGGGCCACCCCGCTGGGCCGCCTCGGCGAGCCCGCCGACATCGCCCATGCCGCGCTGTTCCTCGCCTCGCCCGCCGGGTCGTTCCTCACGGGGAAGGTACTCGAGGTCGACGGCGGTCTCATCGCGCCCAACCTGGCCATTCCCCTTCCCGATCTGTGA
- a CDS encoding NAD(P)H-dependent amine dehydrogenase family protein — protein sequence MIHRVVHWGTGNVGRHALAGVLADPRLDLVGVQVSGPDKVGRDAAELAGTTTATGILATTDTARILALRPDCVVYTAMTDNRLVEALADLRMLLAAGINVVASAPVFLQYPWDVLPADLLEPVEQAAAQGNASLFVNGIDPGFANDLLPLALLGTCRSVEQVRCLEIVDYSTYDNPAVMFDIMGFGRPMTETPLLLQPGVLSLAWGSVVRQLAEGLGVELDSVTQDFERLPAPETFDIDSGTIPEGTAAALRFEVRGMVGDRAVTVLEHVTRLRADLAPDWPQPARTGGSYRVEVTGEPHYTLDLAMFSDHGDHNHASLVGTAMRLVNAIPAVVAAPPGIRTTLDLPLITGTGLADPTRRVPDPTH from the coding sequence ATGATTCATCGCGTAGTGCACTGGGGCACCGGCAATGTCGGGCGGCACGCACTGGCGGGCGTGCTCGCCGATCCCCGGCTCGACCTGGTCGGCGTCCAGGTCTCGGGCCCCGACAAGGTGGGTCGCGACGCGGCCGAGCTCGCCGGAACAACCACCGCCACCGGCATTCTCGCGACCACCGACACGGCGCGGATCCTGGCGCTGCGCCCCGACTGCGTGGTCTACACGGCCATGACCGACAACCGGCTGGTGGAGGCCCTGGCCGACCTGCGCATGCTGCTGGCGGCCGGGATCAATGTCGTGGCCAGCGCCCCGGTGTTCCTGCAGTACCCCTGGGACGTATTGCCCGCGGACCTGCTCGAGCCGGTGGAACAGGCGGCCGCGCAGGGCAACGCGTCGCTGTTCGTCAACGGGATCGACCCGGGCTTCGCCAACGACCTGCTGCCGCTGGCACTGCTGGGCACGTGCCGCAGCGTCGAGCAGGTGCGTTGCCTCGAGATCGTCGACTATTCGACCTACGACAACCCCGCGGTCATGTTCGACATCATGGGCTTCGGCCGTCCGATGACCGAGACTCCGTTGCTGCTGCAACCCGGCGTGCTGTCCCTGGCCTGGGGCAGCGTGGTGCGCCAGCTCGCGGAGGGCCTGGGCGTCGAACTCGATTCCGTCACCCAGGATTTCGAGCGCCTGCCCGCGCCGGAGACCTTCGACATCGACTCGGGCACCATCCCCGAGGGGACCGCGGCGGCGCTGCGGTTCGAAGTCCGCGGCATGGTCGGCGACCGTGCGGTCACGGTGCTCGAACACGTCACCCGGTTGCGCGCCGACCTCGCGCCCGACTGGCCACAGCCCGCGCGTACCGGCGGGTCCTACCGGGTCGAGGTCACCGGCGAACCGCACTACACGCTCGACCTGGCCATGTTCAGCGACCACGGCGACCACAACCACGCGAGTCTCGTCGGCACCGCCATGCGCCTGGTCAATGCCATCCCGGCCGTCGTGGCCGCCCCGCCCGGTATCCGCACCACCCTCGATCTCCCCCTGATCACCGGCACCGGCCTCGCCGACCCGACCCGAAGAGTTCCGGACCCGACACACTGA
- a CDS encoding flavin-containing monooxygenase: MTHRYCIIGAGYTGLAVAKAYTDLGLDYDHVEATAAIGGNWSHGVYDSTHLISSKSVTEYPDHPMPASYPDFPSAAQMRDYLRSFAAEFGLDRRIRFDTLVTDVAPRDPTGSTGWRVTFGDGEVREYTGVVVANGHYWDTHVPTYPGTFTGTQIHSKDYKRPADLAGDRVLVVGAGNSGCDLAVEAALTFGTAELSLRRPYWFIPKYVFGIPSGAFDVGSIPTPKFVQEIVFRTIVALGMGAFASFGLDKPTHRIFDQDLVVNQQLPYFLKHGRIRIRPEIARFDGTTVRFTDGSSGEYDTIVWATGFKTTIPFLREGLLEWDNGQPRLSAHTFAPGLANLYFAGLVAPRSGAGALLTNSSRLLAEAALLQQRVERPVSALSALVAEPSARILAGGQELRWEILRGRMLIRALDRLTTLGALVTGRPAPRPPAAPRPADRTPRARTAFDHSH, translated from the coding sequence ATGACGCATCGGTACTGCATCATCGGGGCGGGATACACCGGCCTGGCCGTGGCGAAGGCATACACGGACCTGGGTCTGGACTACGACCACGTCGAGGCCACCGCCGCCATCGGCGGAAACTGGTCGCACGGCGTCTACGACTCGACCCACCTGATCAGTTCCAAGTCGGTCACCGAGTATCCGGACCATCCCATGCCCGCCTCCTATCCCGACTTCCCGAGCGCCGCGCAGATGCGCGACTACCTGCGCTCGTTCGCCGCCGAGTTCGGGCTCGACCGCCGCATCCGCTTCGACACCCTCGTCACCGACGTGGCCCCGCGGGACCCCACCGGCTCCACCGGGTGGCGAGTGACCTTCGGCGACGGGGAGGTTCGCGAGTACACCGGGGTGGTGGTCGCCAACGGGCACTACTGGGACACCCACGTGCCCACCTATCCGGGCACGTTCACGGGCACGCAGATCCATTCCAAGGACTACAAGCGGCCCGCGGACCTGGCCGGTGACCGCGTGCTCGTGGTGGGCGCGGGCAACTCGGGCTGTGACCTGGCGGTCGAGGCCGCTCTCACCTTCGGTACCGCGGAGCTGTCACTGCGCCGTCCCTACTGGTTCATCCCGAAGTACGTCTTCGGCATCCCGTCGGGGGCCTTCGACGTCGGATCGATTCCCACCCCGAAGTTCGTGCAGGAGATCGTGTTCCGGACCATCGTGGCGCTGGGTATGGGAGCCTTCGCCAGTTTCGGGCTGGACAAGCCCACCCACCGCATCTTCGACCAGGACCTGGTCGTCAATCAGCAGCTGCCGTACTTCCTCAAGCACGGCCGCATCCGGATCCGGCCGGAGATCGCCCGGTTCGACGGCACGACCGTGCGGTTCACCGACGGATCCAGCGGCGAGTACGACACCATCGTCTGGGCCACCGGCTTCAAGACCACCATCCCGTTCCTCCGTGAGGGACTGCTCGAGTGGGACAACGGTCAGCCCCGTCTGTCGGCGCACACCTTCGCCCCGGGATTGGCGAATCTGTATTTCGCCGGTCTGGTCGCGCCGCGCTCGGGAGCCGGTGCGCTGCTGACCAATTCGTCGCGGTTGCTCGCCGAGGCGGCGCTCCTGCAGCAACGCGTGGAACGCCCCGTCAGCGCGCTGTCGGCGCTGGTCGCCGAGCCGTCGGCACGGATTCTCGCCGGTGGACAGGAACTGCGGTGGGAGATCCTGCGCGGCCGGATGCTGATCCGCGCGCTGGATCGGCTCACCACCCTCGGCGCACTCGTCACCGGCCGCCCGGCGCCGCGTCCGCCGGCCGCGCCACGCCCGGCCGACCGAACTCCGCGTGCGCGTACCGCTTTCGACCACAGCCACTGA
- a CDS encoding oxygenase MpaB family protein, which yields MKCPTAFRYWEARSTPAVRRVERLFTTVTGQRLFPTDEQAAALCADLFSGDPVAERFVAEVMHGEIGPKAGRRMLETALAGGIEAVPDAPESMRALFAEFETVPDWVVPELVEQGAAIWRRWGTMLFSFAGAETLEMYTEAAVATPLSLAGGYAGDSALRRFLETTRFWMDVSAPHALLTPGSAGRATALKVRVMHVSVRARVAEHPEWDVERWGLPISQTYQMLTLLAGSVTPGLGLWALGYQTTPSEIRALLHFQKYMGHLLGVRLRWYPETVVDGLRVLAMTIASRSYDSGRHGSELIESYPAAFAPRDGHRGLTRLREIYNYRINSVYSAMYMAPGTRRRYTMPPAFPWILVPILRFPLITAMELTRRICPPFARAHEKVMLAHRENWYRAQMRGREAAFDASGALRR from the coding sequence GTGAAGTGCCCCACCGCCTTCCGCTACTGGGAGGCCCGCAGTACCCCGGCCGTACGCCGGGTCGAACGCCTGTTCACGACGGTGACCGGGCAGCGGCTGTTCCCGACCGACGAGCAGGCCGCGGCGCTGTGCGCGGACCTGTTCAGCGGCGATCCGGTGGCCGAACGTTTCGTCGCCGAGGTGATGCACGGCGAGATCGGGCCGAAAGCCGGGCGCCGGATGCTGGAGACGGCCCTGGCCGGGGGTATCGAGGCCGTCCCGGACGCGCCGGAGTCCATGCGCGCGCTGTTCGCCGAGTTCGAGACGGTGCCCGACTGGGTGGTGCCCGAGCTGGTGGAACAGGGCGCGGCGATCTGGCGGCGCTGGGGGACCATGCTGTTCAGCTTCGCCGGCGCCGAGACACTGGAGATGTACACCGAGGCCGCGGTCGCCACGCCGCTCTCGCTGGCGGGCGGCTACGCCGGCGACAGCGCGTTGCGGCGGTTCCTGGAGACCACCCGGTTCTGGATGGATGTCTCGGCGCCCCACGCGCTGCTCACCCCCGGCTCGGCGGGCCGGGCCACCGCGCTGAAGGTGCGGGTCATGCATGTCTCGGTGCGGGCCAGGGTCGCCGAGCATCCGGAATGGGATGTCGAACGGTGGGGTCTGCCGATCAGCCAGACCTACCAGATGCTCACCCTGCTCGCGGGCAGCGTGACGCCCGGGCTCGGCCTGTGGGCGCTGGGCTATCAGACGACACCGTCGGAAATCCGTGCGCTGCTGCATTTCCAGAAGTACATGGGGCACCTGCTGGGCGTGCGGCTGCGCTGGTATCCGGAGACGGTGGTGGACGGGCTGCGGGTGCTGGCGATGACCATCGCGTCGCGCTCCTACGACTCCGGCAGGCACGGCAGCGAACTGATCGAGTCCTATCCGGCGGCCTTCGCCCCGCGCGACGGGCATCGCGGCCTCACCCGGCTGCGCGAGATCTACAACTACCGCATCAATTCCGTGTACTCCGCGATGTACATGGCCCCCGGCACCCGCCGCCGCTACACCATGCCACCGGCGTTCCCGTGGATCCTCGTGCCGATCCTGCGGTTCCCGCTGATCACCGCCATGGAGCTCACCCGCCGGATCTGCCCGCCGTTCGCGCGGGCCCACGAGAAGGTCATGCTCGCCCACCGCGAGAACTGGTACCGAGCCCAGATGCGCGGGCGCGAAGCGGCCTTCGACGCCAGCGGCGCCCTGCGCCGATGA
- a CDS encoding LppU/SCO3897 family protein: MNCPASRALVGTSSGMSGARLMARRKNFALVGVSVVAILSLAGSFYVALSLAAGIGDRMSSEPETGAAATASMIEVSATQPLGNILDLAGGIASTMSKSATKMPRVDLNVGDCVNVGAAEIQPAACGSANSRYRVAELAAGGGACPADADRSHARTLPGGVSETVCLDIDWTVGACLNLAGGGVEHVDCAAAVPGRVRVLEIRHDTTDVNVCTAGDRGVVYGERRYVVCVSSR; encoded by the coding sequence ATGAACTGTCCAGCGAGTCGGGCGTTAGTCGGGACGTCCAGCGGGATGAGCGGGGCACGATTGATGGCGCGTCGGAAGAACTTTGCCCTGGTCGGCGTCTCGGTGGTGGCGATTCTGAGCCTGGCGGGATCGTTCTACGTCGCGCTTTCGCTGGCCGCCGGCATCGGGGACCGGATGTCGTCCGAACCCGAGACCGGAGCCGCCGCAACGGCATCGATGATCGAGGTTTCAGCGACCCAGCCACTGGGTAATATTCTCGATCTCGCCGGCGGAATTGCGTCCACAATGAGCAAATCCGCGACCAAGATGCCTCGCGTCGATCTGAATGTCGGCGATTGTGTGAATGTGGGCGCGGCCGAAATTCAGCCCGCCGCCTGTGGCAGCGCGAACTCCCGGTACCGGGTCGCCGAATTGGCCGCCGGCGGTGGGGCGTGCCCCGCCGACGCCGACCGCTCGCATGCCCGCACGCTGCCCGGCGGCGTGTCCGAAACCGTGTGCCTGGACATCGATTGGACCGTCGGCGCCTGCCTGAACCTGGCGGGTGGCGGCGTCGAGCACGTGGACTGCGCTGCCGCCGTCCCCGGCCGGGTCCGGGTGCTCGAGATCCGGCACGACACCACGGACGTGAACGTGTGCACGGCGGGTGACCGCGGCGTCGTCTACGGCGAGCGCCGCTACGTGGTCTGCGTCAGCTCCCGCTGA